From the genome of Streptomyces spinoverrucosus:
CGGGTGCAACTGCTCACCGTCGGAAAGACCCTCTACCGTCACGACCTCGCGCCCATCCACGGCCGCCGCAAGCACGAGGCACCCGTTCACGCGGCGGCCGTCGAGCAGCACCGTGCACGCGCCGCACTCGCCGTGGTTGCAGCCCTTCTTCGCGCCGGTCAGCCCGACGTGCTCGCGCAGCAGATCGAGCAGCGAGGTCCGCGCGTCAATCGCCTCCAGGTGCGTGTCGATGTCATTGATGCGAAGACGAAGATCGATGCGGTCGGTGAATTTCAGATCGCTCATCGGACATCACCCAACGGAACCGGTACCGCACGTACGGTGTTCGAGCATCTCATGGCCCACTCCGTTGTCTCGATGGAGGAACTGCGGGGCGGTGCCGAGGCGGGCCCACACTTGTTGACTCCGGAGGTGCCGGCCAGGACCCAGCCGCGCAGGGCCGGGATACGCGGGCTGCCCGACCGGGTTCAGGGTCGCGGCCGGGCAGGTGAAAGGTCGTCACCGGATTCAGGTGATTTTGGTGCGCGGTGCACCTTGACGGGTTCCGCATCGCCGGCGGTGAGGGAACGGCGGTCACCGGTCCGGCGCGTTCAGCGCCACGTTCCCGACAGGCGCCGGGTGACGACGGCACTGAGCGTGCGCACGCCCCGTGTCGAGCCAGGGTCGATACCCGTGAGCTCGCGGACCCGGCGCAGGCGGTAGTCCAGGGTGCGGGTGTGGACGTTGAGCGCGGTCGCCGTGGCGCCGCGGTGCATGTCGTGGCGGTAGTACGCGTCGAGGGTGGCGAGGAGGTCGGGGCCGGCCTCCAGGCGCCGGGCCACCGTGCGGAGCCAGTCGTCGACGAACGGCACGTCCGCCACGGCGAGTTCGACGAACACGTCTGCCAGGGTGTGCGGCCGCAGCCGGGCGGACGGCCGGCGCAGCGGGGCTGCCCGACTGATCCGCCGGGCGCGGTCGAGAGCGTCGGCCAGCTCCGGCAGCGGTGCGGTGGCCGTGCCGACGGCGCAGGGGCGGTCGAGGGCGCGCGCGAAATCTCGTACGAGATCCGGCAGGTGGTCGGGGATGAGGTCGGGAACAGCGTGCGGCGGTGCACTATCCGCCGCCGCGGCGTCGGAGAACGGGGGAATCAGGGCGATCAGCTCACCGCTTCCGTCGCCGCCCTCCGGTCCCCACATGACCGGCACCTGGTGGCTCTTCACCAGCGCCGCGATCTCGTTTTCCAGGAAACGATCGACGGTGGGCCGGTCCGGGAGCCGGAACACCGTCACCGCGCAGTGATCCGGCAGTTCCATGTCGACGGCCGCGGCGAGTTCCACCGAAATCGGATCTCCGCTCAGTAATGACCGGGCCAGCAGTGCGACCTGCTCGGTATACGGAATTCGGCGGCGCAGTACGCGCACGAATCCCTGGCGGTAGGCGCCGATGCCGCGTTCGCCCTGCGGTGCGAACCAGGTCATCATGCGCATGAGTTCGTCGACACCGCCCCCGCGCTGGACCTCGGTCGCCTCGTTGATCTCACGCAGCATGAGCGCGGTGTGCACGCGCAGCACCCGCTGCCGCGCGTCGAGCGACATCCCGGCACCAGCCCGCAGCTCCCCCATCGACGCGATGTAGCCGAGATCGTCTCCGCTCAACTCGCTGTTGTCCGGGGACAGTTCGACGGTACGACGCCGGAACCACATCGAGTATTCCAGCGTCTCGGCCCGCGCCCGGGCGTCCTTGTCCAGGAACCCGAACTCCGGGATCTCACGTGCGTATGTCTCGACCTCACGGCGGGCGTTGGTCGACGCCTGCCGGGCCAGCTCGGCGAAGAGGCTCCCCATGAACGCGAGCATGGCATTCAGGACGAACGGCCGACAGAGGAGATCCGGACGGCGTTCATCACTCCGCACAAAACGGCGGCAAGTATATCGACAGGGCTTTTGTCACAGTGCGCAAAATTCCCGGATCGGGGCGTTCTCGTCAACCCTTCTGCTTGTGAAGGAGCTGTGAAACGGCCTTAATGAGAACCGCACACGCGCCCGCAGGGGGAACATCGCCGGAAACATTCCGGCGCGACTCCGGCATGACTGCGGTAATCAGTGCGGGCGGGAACAGCGGAATTCTCAGCCACGCGCCTCGAATGGCGCTCGCTCAAACGGGAGGGAAACTCAGATGAAAGCAGGCACGAGAAAGAGAATCATGGCGGCGGTCGCGGTCGTGGTCACGTCGACGGCGCTCATGATCGGCACGCCGGGCACCGGCTCGGCCGCCCCTGCCGCCACGCCCAGCCTGCGCGCGTTCGGGATCAGCGGCGACGGCACCCTGATGGCCACCTTCTGGACCGACCAGCCGCAGGTCCTCGGCTGGGTCAGGGTCATCGCCGGCCTCAGCGGCGACGCGGGCCTGGTCGGCATCGACTTCCGACCGCAGGACGGCCTGATGTACGGCGTCGGCAACAAGGGCGGCATCTACACGATCAAGACCCCGCCGGCCACCACGGACGTCGTGGTCACCAAGGTGTCCCAGCTCCAGTACGCGCTGCACGGCACGAACTTCGGCGTCGACTTCAACCCGGCGGCCGACCGCTTGCGCGTGATCAGCGACAACGGCCAGAACCTGCGGCACAACCTCAACGACCACAGCACCATCCAGGACCTGAACCTCTCCACTCCGCCGATCGAGGGCACGACGAAGGGTGTCTCGGCCGCCGCCTACACGAACAACGACCTCAACGCGGCCACCGCGACCACGCTGGTCGACATCAACACGACCACCGATCAGGTCGTTCTCCAGTCCCCGGCGAACAACGGCACGCTCGCCCCGACCGGCAGCCTCGGCATCGACGCCGGGATCAACGCCGGCATGGACATCTACAGCACCCTGTCCGGCGGAAAGACGGTCGACAACGCCGCCTTCGCGACCCTCACCCCGTACGGCGCCGGCACCCCCTCGCTGTACAGCATCAACGTCTTCACCGGCCAGGCGACCTCCATCGGCCAGTTCCCGCTGAACATCACGGACCTGGCCATCTCCCTCACCGGATCCTGATCCCCAGCCGTCGACCGACCCTCGCCGCGGCCCGGTCACCACCGGACCGCGGCGAACCGGCGCCACCGTCGTGGTGCGGCGCGTCCACCACAGCCGCGCGTTGGAGTGCCGCATCCGGGACTGGGCGCTCGCGTCACGTTGCCGATGCGGTGCTGCCGGGAGCGGTGCCGACGGGACTGCCCGGAGGTGTGGCGGCGGATCCCGGCCTCCCGGAGCCGCTACGGACGCTGCGCCGGACCAAAGCCCGCCGCCGAGCAGGCCGCCACACCCCGCCCCGCGATCGAGCGCCGTCGGGCGACCCACTCTGACGGGCCGGTGCCTCAACGGAAGACGTCGGCATTCTCCGCAGCCCACTGCCGGAACGGTCTGGCCGGGGAGCCGGTGACCCGTGAAACCGTCTCGCGCACCGCCAGCAGCTCGTCATTGACGTCTCCGCCCGTGACGTCGAGCACCGCGTCCGCGGCCTCGTCCCCGAAGACCGCGGCCATCTGAGCGTGGGCCTCCTGCCGGCTGATCTCGACGAAGGGCACATCCCGCCCGAGTGCTGCCGCGATGGCCTCGACCTGCTGTCGGGCCGTCATCGGCTCTGGACCGGTCAGGGCATACGTCCGCCCCTGGTGGCCGGGCTCGGTCAGCGCCACCCGCGCCACCGACGCGATGTCCGCAGGGTGGATCGTGGGCAGCCCGGTGTCCGCATACGGCGCACGGACCGCCTCACGGGCGCGGATCGACGCCGCCCACATCACAGTGTTCGAGGCGAACTGCGTCGGCCGCAGGATCGTCCAGGCCATGCCGCTTTCCTTGAGCAGCCGCTCGACAGCCAGGTTCTCGCCGGCGGGGCCCAGGTGCGGGTGGGTCTGGACGGTAATGGACGACACCAGCACAACGTGCTCCACACCCGCCGACCGGGCGGCTTCGAGGATGTCGGCATCGGGCCCCAGCCGCGACACGAGGAACAGTGAGCGCACCCCCTCCAGAGCGGGCTTCAATGACTCCGGCTCGGCGAAGTCACCCTCAACGACCTCGACCCCCTCGGGGAACGTGGCCCGTGTGGCGTCACGGGTGAGCGCTCTCAACGGCCCCGCAACACCCGCGTGCACCTCTCTCAGCAGTGCACTTCCTATGTTTCCGGTGGCTCCGGTCACAAGGATCACGAGCGCGTTCTCCTGCCGTCAGATGATCAACTCAAGGAGACGCTAGAAGCTCAATCGCACTTCAGGTCAACCCGTCCGGGTACCTGGAGTCACCCCATGGGCGCGAAGTCGAGCAGGGTGAGGGCCGAATGGGCCGGTCGTCCCTCCGTGGAGGGCATCGTGCTGAGATTGCGCAGCATGTCGTTGCGCCGCCGCAGGGCCCGAGCCGTGGTGGGGAAGAGGGTGGCGCCGCCCTCGCCGATCTGCCGCTGGTTCATGGTCACAAACTCACGGGTGCTGTGTTCGTAGGCGGCGAAGCCCGCGGCGGCGTCCCGGTCGGCCAGGGAACCGGCGAGCATGTACTGAAGATCGGCCGCGCGGGGAGGCCGACGCCTCCCCGACTCGTTACGGGCTGGTTGGTTCCTGGCGCTCCACAGCCCGCAGCCGATCTCGCCGCCCTCCTGAGCTTCGCCAGCCACCGCAACCACTGACCCGCCGTGCGCGCGAAGGCGTGGCCTCAGGCGGAAGTCCACCATCGCGACTACCTGATGGTGATCTCGGGTGGCGAGGTCGCCTGCCGCCGCGCGGACGGGCACCGTTGCAGGCAGGTCGATTCCCGCGCCCTGCCTCGCCCATCGGCGGGCGGGCGCGGGCCCGACCAGGTGACGCCGGAGGGCGGGCTCCCCCTCAGACCTGGCGAAGGCTCAGCGTCAGCACCAGGCTCAGCCCGCTTCCGGGCGCTGTGCGACAAAAACGAACTCCCGGCCCGGCCGGTCAGGAGCGTCACGCACACCGTCGACCACATACCCCTGCGCGAGCAGCTGCGACTCGACCTCGTTGCGCTCACGGAAGCGCAACGTCGAATCCGACGTCAGCACTTGCCCGTCCGCAGCGAAGACATAGGTCCAACGGAACGTCACCAGCGGCCAACTTACGTCGGTCACCTCGACCCAGCTCTCGACGGCGCCAACACCCGGGATCTCCTTCACGCGGTACGAATCCTTCCGGTTCCACTCCTCCCAGGCTCGCCTGGCCGGATCCCGCGTCTCGAACACAAGGCGCCCGCCTGGTCGGAGTGATTCGTACGCCCTCCGCAGAGTCTCCTGCCAGATTTTCGGATCCACGATGGCCTGAGCGACGTTCGCCGTCATGGTCGCCAGATCGACCCGCAGCGGCGGGAGTGCCGACACGTCACCGCAGATCCACCGCACCCGTTCACTGCCCGGCTTGCCCTCGGCTACTTCAATCGACGCCTCGGCGGGGTCGACCCCGACAACCTCGATCCCGCGATCAGCCAAGAGAAGGGCGAACACCCCTGTCCCACAGCCGATGTCCAGCACTCGACGTGCTCCGAACTCTTCCGCCATGCGCACGTACGCATCGAGATCGCTGCGATCAGGATCGAGCGGGTCATAGATCGCGGCGAGCCGTGGATGCCCGAAGCACTCGTCAGCCATGCAGTCGAGGGTATGCGGCACCAACTCCGCTCCTCCACGCGTTGGCCTTCCATTGCTACGACGTCGAACTGGGCCCCCGGGTGGCTTTTGCTCCTGCTGTGATGAGGAGTTCCGCGGTCTCAGGGTGGGGGCCGTTGTTCGCCCAGTCCAACGGTGACCAGCCCGTTCCGTAATCTTCACGAAGGTTCGGGTCGGCTCCGTGCGTCAACAGTTCCCGCACTGTCTCGGTGTGTCCCCAGCAAGCGGCTGCGCACAACGGGGTGCCTTCCGAGCCGACTCCCTTGCTCTCAGTATCGGGAGAGGCACCCGCCTTCATGAGCAAGCGTGCAACCTCGGCTTCTCCCTGCACACACGCCAGATATAGAGGGGTGGTGCCGTCGCTGTTCCCTCGCTCTGGGTTCGCTCCCACCCGCAGAAGCGCCTTCACGCGTGCGGGGTCGGCTGCCAGAATTGCCTCGAAGAGATGACGGGAGAGCTTCTTTTGCCGTCGGTGTTTCATGGTCCGCGAGGCTAGCGACGGTGGACGCGATGCATCCACTCATATCCAGTCGTTGAGGACTGCGACCAGCACGGTCGCCTCGTAGCGGACGGCGAGCTTGTCAGATCTCGTGACACGGCCCGGTGGCACTTGGGGCGGTTGATCCCGCACTCGACGGCATGCCGCCAGGCCCGAAGAATCGGCGTCCGCGCCGAGGACGAACAGCACCGCGCCTGGGGCCGAGCCGTCTCCGAGCCGCATCCGTCCGGCACGGGCGTCAAGCCTCTCCGGTCGCCGTTCTGACGTGCGCAGCCAGGTGCTCCTACTCCGATTCCGGTCGCGGGCGCCACGTGCCGTCGAGCGGAACGCCGGCGGCCGCAGCGATCCGGTTGCGGGACTCGAGCAGGCGGGTCCGCAGCGCCGGCAAGTCCACGTCCACCAGTGCGCCGTCGCGTTTGACGACGCGGCCGGCGACGAGGACGGTGTCCACCAGGCCGGGATGGCCGGCGCTGACGATGGTGCCGGCCGGGTCGGTGACCGGGAACACGGTCAGGTCGTCGGTGCGCAGGAGGATGACGTCGGCGTCCTTACCGGGCGTGATGCTGCCCGTTCGGGCGTCGAGTCCGCACGACTGGGCGGCATCGACGGTGGCGAACTCCAGCAGGTCCCGGGAGCGCAGGCCGCCGTCCAGGCCGCGCTGCGCGGCGAAGGCCGTACGCATCGTGGAGAACATGTCGCCGCCGACCGACGGGACGTCGTCGATGGACAGCGTCGGGCGCAGGCCGGCGGCCAACACCCGGCCGGTCATCGGCGATCCGAACCCCATCTTCAACTCGACGTCCGGGCTGATCGACACCGAACTGCCCGCGTCGGCGAGCATCCGCAGCTCTTCGTCGCTGATCCCGTTGGCGTGCACGAACGTGGTGGTGACCCGCAGCAGACCGTGCTCGCGCAGATCGGCGACCGGGCGCTGCGTCCCGTCGGAGG
Proteins encoded in this window:
- a CDS encoding (2Fe-2S)-binding protein: MSDLKFTDRIDLRLRINDIDTHLEAIDARTSLLDLLREHVGLTGAKKGCNHGECGACTVLLDGRRVNGCLVLAAAVDGREVVTVEGLSDGEQLHPVQRAFIDCDAFQCGFCTPGQVISAVACIAEGHTTDEHEIREWMSGNICRCSSYPQIVEAVQAAAASENERIPS
- a CDS encoding PucR family transcriptional regulator; translated protein: MGSLFAELARQASTNARREVETYAREIPEFGFLDKDARARAETLEYSMWFRRRTVELSPDNSELSGDDLGYIASMGELRAGAGMSLDARQRVLRVHTALMLREINEATEVQRGGGVDELMRMMTWFAPQGERGIGAYRQGFVRVLRRRIPYTEQVALLARSLLSGDPISVELAAAVDMELPDHCAVTVFRLPDRPTVDRFLENEIAALVKSHQVPVMWGPEGGDGSGELIALIPPFSDAAAADSAPPHAVPDLIPDHLPDLVRDFARALDRPCAVGTATAPLPELADALDRARRISRAAPLRRPSARLRPHTLADVFVELAVADVPFVDDWLRTVARRLEAGPDLLATLDAYYRHDMHRGATATALNVHTRTLDYRLRRVRELTGIDPGSTRGVRTLSAVVTRRLSGTWR
- a CDS encoding DUF4394 domain-containing protein, whose product is MAAVAVVVTSTALMIGTPGTGSAAPAATPSLRAFGISGDGTLMATFWTDQPQVLGWVRVIAGLSGDAGLVGIDFRPQDGLMYGVGNKGGIYTIKTPPATTDVVVTKVSQLQYALHGTNFGVDFNPAADRLRVISDNGQNLRHNLNDHSTIQDLNLSTPPIEGTTKGVSAAAYTNNDLNAATATTLVDINTTTDQVVLQSPANNGTLAPTGSLGIDAGINAGMDIYSTLSGGKTVDNAAFATLTPYGAGTPSLYSINVFTGQATSIGQFPLNITDLAISLTGS
- a CDS encoding NAD(P)H-binding protein, encoding MILVTGATGNIGSALLREVHAGVAGPLRALTRDATRATFPEGVEVVEGDFAEPESLKPALEGVRSLFLVSRLGPDADILEAARSAGVEHVVLVSSITVQTHPHLGPAGENLAVERLLKESGMAWTILRPTQFASNTVMWAASIRAREAVRAPYADTGLPTIHPADIASVARVALTEPGHQGRTYALTGPEPMTARQQVEAIAAALGRDVPFVEISRQEAHAQMAAVFGDEAADAVLDVTGGDVNDELLAVRETVSRVTGSPARPFRQWAAENADVFR
- a CDS encoding class I SAM-dependent methyltransferase; the encoded protein is MADECFGHPRLAAIYDPLDPDRSDLDAYVRMAEEFGARRVLDIGCGTGVFALLLADRGIEVVGVDPAEASIEVAEGKPGSERVRWICGDVSALPPLRVDLATMTANVAQAIVDPKIWQETLRRAYESLRPGGRLVFETRDPARRAWEEWNRKDSYRVKEIPGVGAVESWVEVTDVSWPLVTFRWTYVFAADGQVLTSDSTLRFRERNEVESQLLAQGYVVDGVRDAPDRPGREFVFVAQRPEAG
- a CDS encoding ankyrin repeat domain-containing protein, with amino-acid sequence MKHRRQKKLSRHLFEAILAADPARVKALLRVGANPERGNSDGTTPLYLACVQGEAEVARLLMKAGASPDTESKGVGSEGTPLCAAACWGHTETVRELLTHGADPNLREDYGTGWSPLDWANNGPHPETAELLITAGAKATRGPSSTS
- a CDS encoding amidohydrolase family protein, yielding MKTLLTGGTVVTMDPAVGDLPRGDVLIEDGVIVEVAERIDAPDAEVIDATDRIVMPGFVDNHRHTWQTAFRGVGADWTFPEWAVAMHGTVKPHYQPEDVYAGTLLGRLEALHTGVTTMLDWYHVAQGPEHEDAAIAALRDAPGRSIFCLGAGWGTPDPVDADIRRVRSELAGDGLVTMAFGLRGADDTGMDTVARELKLAAELGLRTSLHIASDGTQRPVADLREHGLLRVTTTFVHANGISDEELRMLADAGSSVSISPDVELKMGFGSPMTGRVLAAGLRPTLSIDDVPSVGGDMFSTMRTAFAAQRGLDGGLRSRDLLEFATVDAAQSCGLDARTGSITPGKDADVILLRTDDLTVFPVTDPAGTIVSAGHPGLVDTVLVAGRVVKRDGALVDVDLPALRTRLLESRNRIAAAAGVPLDGTWRPRPESE